TCTTAATAAGTGAGACACCGTCATCGGGTGCAAAAGTACTAGGTAAGTTAGCGGGAACAGAAGCTGTGGATCTCGCTGTAAAAAGTGTTTCAAAAGATACATACGCAGCAAGACAAGAGAGGTTACTAGCTGAAAAAGAAATTGAGAGATTAGCAGGTAACTTACTCGAGTACTTGGATGTGGATGATAAAGTACAGCAGTTAAAAACAGCTGAAAGTCTGATGGAGCACGTAGAGGAATTGCATAAAAAGAAAGATGTGCTGCAGCAACTACAAACTCAGCAACAGATAGCATTTGAAAAATTCCGTGTAGCGTTTGTTGAGGATGAGAGGCTTTCAAAAGTGCCGGTTCTTATACAAATACTTGAAGAAACAGAAAAAGACCAGCAGTGTCTGCAAACACTACTGGACTTACAAAAAAGATATGAGTCACTGTCCACCGCCAAGAAGACATTGACCGATACATTAAAACAATTTGATGGATTAGTAGAAGTAAGTAACTTGTTACAAGATTCTACTACATCTGAAGAAAGATATTCTTTGCTTTCTATCTTATCACAAAACTGTAAGAAGTATAGTCAAGTATTACAAGAAGCTCAATTACAGGTCGAGAGGTTAACTGTAATTGAAAACATTAATGTAGCTGTGATTGAAGAGGAAGTAAAGAAAACGGATGAGTTAAAGAAACTTTATGTACAACATAGCGTGGTTAAACAAGGTTACGAAAAAACAAGTAAGGATGTAGAAAGATTATCTGTACCTGGTAATGCGTCAGATCAACTACAAGAATGTGAAACAAGTATTACACAGCTAAGTCAAATGAGTGCGCTCTTACAAAAATACCAGAATATACAAAATTATTACATGAGCTGGACAAGTCGTGTGGAACGTTTAAATGTTCCGAGAGAAGTGGTAATACAGATTGTAAATGCTGAGAACAATGTCACTCATCTAGCTGAATTAAAAGAGTTGTTACGAAACTATATGATCTGGCATCAAAGAGTACGTCATAGTACAAGCACATTGGAACTATATGAAAAGCACATTGAAAATTACACAAAGGAATTGGAAGAGACATGGAACGAGGCTGGTGGAGTTTGTCCGCTATGCGAATCGCCGATGTCTTTTGACCATTCTCATTGAGGGGTGATTCGTGGTGATTGATACAGATAAAGTTAGTGACTTTTTACAAACAGCTGAGAGGCTGAATAATTCGTTAATAGAAATCAATGAAATTATTGAAGCTTTTGAAGATACATCCAATGTTCTAAAGGTCTCATTATTTCATAAAAAATTTAATGAGAATTTACCAGTAAGTGAATCAGAAAGTATAGGAGAAAAGAGTATTGATTTTGCTACCCGACCAACTGTGTTGGCCTGTTTAAGAGATCAAAAGAAGTTTCTTGAATCAGAGCTACAAAATTTACTATCAAAACAACTTGAAGGGGGAAATGAGTAATGGAATTAAAACAACGTATTGAAATTGCAAAAGCAAATTTAAAGAAAGCAGAAACAGCAAAAATCCAAGCAGAGGCTGAAAAGTCTTCAGCTGAAAAGCAATTAACGGAAATCGCTGAACAAATGGCGCAGTACGGGGTAACGCCTGAAACGATCCAGGAAGAAATCACTAAGCTTGATACATCAGTTAAAGAAAACCTGGAGCATGTAGAACGACTCATCCCGCAGGTATAAGGAGGCTACTTTTATGTACGAGCTTCTAAAAGCAAGAGCGGATATCCGTCAGGCAAGCGATAAATTGAAAATGAAAATCGGTCAACGGGATTTATTAGTTAAGCAACAAAAAAGCGCAGAAGCAAGAAAAGCAAAAGCTGAGGAGCAGCTTGGGGAGTTTGATTTAGTACAAATTCTTCTTCAAAAGACAAGTGATTATGCAAGGCAGCAAGCAAAACGTCGTATAGAAGAAATTGTTACGTCAGCTCTTACAGTTGTTTTCGATAAAGACTACAGATTCGAAATTGAAATTGCCGTAAAAGGTAATCAACCAGTAGCAGAGTACTGGTTACAGTCTGAAGATGTAAGAACACAATTAAAGCCACCTGATTATGATCGCGGCGGTGGTGTAGCGGATGTAGTTAGCTTAGCGCTCAGATTGGCCGTAGGGGAGATTAGTGGTGTAAGAGGACCATTATTCTTAGATGAGGTTGGAAAGCACGTGAGTCAGGAATATGCTCCGAACGTGGCGTATTTCTTGAAGGAATACAGTACGAAATTTAAACGTCAAATCATTTTAATTACGCACAGTACTCACTTGGCTGAGATAGGTGACGTAGCACTTGGTGTGACTCAAAAACAAGGGAAAAGCATAATAACTGCTTTATAGAAAGGGAGATCTGGATATGTGTATGAAATGCGAAATTAAAAACGTGTTAAAAGGTGCATTAGCAAACGTTGCAGGTTTGAAAATTACTGAGGAAGTTATCGGGAAAGCAACGGAATCTCAGTTAAAGGAATTGCTAGCTGCAGATGAGGCGGAAAAAGCTATTAAAAAACAACTTCAAGCTGAATATAAAGCCGAGATTGCACCGATTCGTGAAAAGTATCTAAAACGAACTGAGGAACTATTAAAGCCGGTTTTTGAGCGTCATGATAAGGCTTGTACAGAAATTCAAAATGCTTTAGGTATCAAAGAAGACGATCATGTATCGATAGACCTTGGAACAGGTGAGGTTACAAAAGAAGTTTTCAAAGAAAAAGAGACGAGTGACCTTCACTAATTAGTAAAGGTACCTTATAAAACACGAAAAAGCAGAGGTGAGAGTATGAAGTTTCTATATTTCGGGGATCCACATATACGAGGTACAAACCCTCGTAACCGTAAGGATAACTACAAAGAGGCACTAATCGCAAAGTTACGTGAGATCTTCGCGTTAGCGAAATACAAAGGTGTGACAGCAATTATACAACCTGGAGATACGTTTGATAGACCTGAGGTTACAACAAGCGTATTACTGGAGTTTGCGAAGGTACTGAAAGAGAGCCCTGTTCCAATTTATACAACAGCTGGTAATCACGATATATACGGGTACAATCTTGCAACGTATGAACGGACAAGCCTTAGGGTACTAGAATTAATTGTCCCGCAACTTACAGTTATTAATGATCCTGGGCAAGCTCAAATGTTTCATCAAGACGGTAATCACGTACAGCTAACATTTACACCTTATAGTGATCAAATCGATAAAGCTGGGTACGGTTATTCACCAGAGATTATTGAAGATTATGAGTCAACCAAAATACACATAGCGCACGGAATGCTACTTGATCATGATCCACCTTTTGATCGGTACACAAAAGTACAGGACGTAAAAACAGAGGCGGATTTGGTTTTGTGCGGCCATGACCATACAGGATTCGGTATCTATGAGCGTTCTGATGGAAAAGTGTTTGTGAATGATGGGAGCCTAACGCGATTGTCAGCGTCAGAGGCTGAGATGCG
This DNA window, taken from Bacillus cereus ATCC 14579, encodes the following:
- a CDS encoding AAA family ATPase → MLANINEIFVEGFQSHTNSHFNLGNGLNVITGPSDSGKTSIIRAVRWIAFNEPQGEAFVNESVGYATVAIHLDNGIIISKHRRKGKTSYRIQTDPGDVGSVFEKSEVPEEVKQLLGITKQTFGDFVTALNFAFQLEAPFLISETPSSGAKVLGKLAGTEAVDLAVKSVSKDTYAARQERLLAEKEIERLAGNLLEYLDVDDKVQQLKTAESLMEHVEELHKKKDVLQQLQTQQQIAFEKFRVAFVEDERLSKVPVLIQILEETEKDQQCLQTLLDLQKRYESLSTAKKTLTDTLKQFDGLVEVSNLLQDSTTSEERYSLLSILSQNCKKYSQVLQEAQLQVERLTVIENINVAVIEEEVKKTDELKKLYVQHSVVKQGYEKTSKDVERLSVPGNASDQLQECETSITQLSQMSALLQKYQNIQNYYMSWTSRVERLNVPREVVIQIVNAENNVTHLAELKELLRNYMIWHQRVRHSTSTLELYEKHIENYTKELEETWNEAGGVCPLCESPMSFDHSH
- a CDS encoding chromosome segregation ATPase gives rise to the protein MYELLKARADIRQASDKLKMKIGQRDLLVKQQKSAEARKAKAEEQLGEFDLVQILLQKTSDYARQQAKRRIEEIVTSALTVVFDKDYRFEIEIAVKGNQPVAEYWLQSEDVRTQLKPPDYDRGGGVADVVSLALRLAVGEISGVRGPLFLDEVGKHVSQEYAPNVAYFLKEYSTKFKRQIILITHSTHLAEIGDVALGVTQKQGKSIITAL
- a CDS encoding metallophosphoesterase family protein; protein product: MKFLYFGDPHIRGTNPRNRKDNYKEALIAKLREIFALAKYKGVTAIIQPGDTFDRPEVTTSVLLEFAKVLKESPVPIYTTAGNHDIYGYNLATYERTSLRVLELIVPQLTVINDPGQAQMFHQDGNHVQLTFTPYSDQIDKAGYGYSPEIIEDYESTKIHIAHGMLLDHDPPFDRYTKVQDVKTEADLVLCGHDHTGFGIYERSDGKVFVNDGSLTRLSASEAEMRRQISVLLIDVKAPRVFDLERIPLQSAKPGEEVLDRSRIEAEKKRAYAMEEFASLIQTETGEDVLVDINTIVESIAKTQSINSDVVEIALTKIAEAKEGLRT